Proteins encoded together in one Bacteroides ovatus window:
- a CDS encoding glycoside hydrolase family 97 catalytic domain-containing protein, with amino-acid sequence MGNKKLIQALALATFLGITTTVLAQITERPRPVSWEQLVPGARFMDRFLPMQGSRLVADSWGAKGVKLRLADNGIESRIWSFWGGNIVKADDGKYHLMVCGWLESSPAGHMEWSRSYVFNTVSDTPYGPFELRNMIGRGHNPEVYRLLDGRYVLYVIDGCYVTDNLNGKWQKSKLTFDSRDRNIVEGLSNLSFARRSDGSFLMVCRGGGIWVSRDGFHFSQVSNESVYPKVDGRFEDPVVWKDSVQYNLIVNDWYGRIAYYLRSANGIDWTTDAGEAYMPGIARHADGKKEDWFKYERPKVLQDEYGRAVQANFAVIDTLKFADDACDNHSSKNITIPLNPGLLLHVEGNKKIDRMSRDIRVKVSSEKHFAPYSDLDIASLRLGAPTEVDYGRGCLVKKHERVGNDLILTFDGKGNGLTSNDFVLKLIGKKKDGSIAYGYARLPQASVHSPLLSARAPRLTADGNCRITVENFGLETAEPSTVCVEYTDGKGRGKMLGSAEVSALKPYESTEVYFKPAVSLTLGKMQELGKVSVILKQNRKAIGRAFITPIHAPQMLQEATTLTSPNGKLTASLSIPTISTGKWGIASLAVSFAHQGQTPTQLMSAISLGLKTNQRDFSRRVWLIAVSDERKITDDYVMITGKRSHCVNHGVERTYTFENDKKQLLQFTLRVYNDGVAFRYQLPQHIDATKGKTEILLSEHTTYNIPQGTKRWMQTYDPTSYERFYPLITDGSLPNESKKFDWGYPSLIEAAQEQFVLITEAGLRRDHAASYLNNKVKPHQYQVTYGDKSLPIKAGYTSPWRVLITGTMADIVESTLVTDVSDPSEMTSTDWINPAPASWIYWAYNHGSKDYKIVKEYADLAVDMKWPYLLIDWEWDVMGNGGNIDDALRYCHEHKVSPLLWYNSSTNWIGKGAPGPLYKLNTPDARRKEMTWLKEKGVAGIKVDFFKGDDVKSVNYYLDLLEEAARQRLLITFHGATVPRGWQRTYPHLMTVEAVYGAEWYNNAKRLGPRAAAHNCTLVFTRNVIGPMDYTPGTFSDSQHPHFTTHGHELALPILFESALQHMPDRPSVYRSLPKEVKQLLSQLPTAWDETRLLNGYPDHHVVMARRKGNAWYVAGINGTESAQELKMNLKQLGLEGRTATLMADGQTPHSFRIETLKVTASIQVSTLPRGGFVLLID; translated from the coding sequence ATGGGAAATAAAAAACTTATACAGGCTTTAGCGCTGGCTACATTTTTAGGCATTACAACTACGGTCTTAGCACAAATAACAGAACGTCCCCGTCCTGTATCTTGGGAACAGTTGGTGCCAGGTGCCCGATTTATGGATAGATTTCTGCCTATGCAAGGCAGTAGGTTAGTAGCTGATAGTTGGGGGGCTAAAGGGGTCAAGTTAAGATTGGCAGATAATGGAATAGAAAGTCGTATTTGGTCATTTTGGGGTGGAAACATCGTGAAGGCAGACGATGGGAAATACCATCTGATGGTTTGTGGATGGCTTGAAAGCTCACCTGCCGGTCATATGGAATGGTCAAGGTCTTATGTGTTCAATACCGTTAGCGATACTCCGTATGGACCTTTTGAGCTGCGCAATATGATAGGTCGTGGACACAACCCCGAAGTTTATCGTTTGCTTGACGGACGCTATGTACTCTATGTAATCGATGGATGCTATGTGACCGACAACTTGAACGGAAAATGGCAAAAGTCAAAACTCACTTTCGATTCGCGCGACCGCAACATAGTAGAAGGACTATCCAACCTATCGTTTGCGCGTAGGTCAGATGGCTCTTTTCTGATGGTGTGCCGTGGTGGTGGTATTTGGGTGAGTCGAGATGGCTTTCATTTCAGTCAGGTAAGCAATGAATCCGTCTACCCCAAGGTAGATGGTCGCTTTGAAGACCCTGTCGTTTGGAAAGATAGTGTGCAGTATAATTTGATTGTAAATGATTGGTATGGTCGCATAGCTTACTACCTTCGTTCGGCTAATGGTATAGATTGGACAACGGATGCAGGAGAAGCGTATATGCCGGGCATTGCCCGCCATGCAGATGGAAAAAAAGAAGATTGGTTTAAATATGAACGGCCTAAGGTCTTGCAAGATGAATATGGACGTGCTGTACAGGCCAATTTTGCAGTAATTGATACGCTCAAGTTTGCTGATGATGCCTGCGATAACCATAGCTCTAAAAATATAACCATCCCTCTCAATCCCGGTCTTCTGCTCCATGTTGAAGGAAATAAAAAAATCGACCGTATGTCTCGTGACATTCGTGTCAAGGTATCATCCGAAAAACATTTCGCTCCTTACAGCGATTTAGATATTGCTTCGCTCCGTCTGGGAGCTCCAACAGAAGTGGACTATGGACGAGGATGTCTGGTCAAGAAACACGAACGGGTGGGGAATGATTTGATACTTACCTTTGATGGAAAAGGAAATGGACTTACTTCCAACGATTTTGTTCTCAAACTTATAGGAAAGAAGAAAGACGGAAGCATTGCGTATGGCTATGCGCGATTGCCTCAGGCATCGGTTCACTCCCCTTTACTATCTGCTCGTGCTCCTCGTTTGACTGCCGATGGGAACTGCCGGATTACAGTTGAAAATTTTGGTCTTGAAACGGCAGAACCCAGCACCGTTTGCGTGGAATATACCGATGGAAAAGGACGTGGAAAAATGTTGGGTTCTGCTGAAGTGTCCGCTTTGAAACCCTATGAATCAACAGAAGTGTACTTCAAGCCTGCTGTCTCCCTAACGTTAGGAAAGATGCAAGAGTTAGGAAAAGTATCGGTTATTTTGAAGCAAAATCGCAAGGCTATAGGGCGTGCATTTATCACCCCTATCCATGCTCCCCAGATGCTCCAAGAAGCTACTACGTTGACTTCACCGAATGGAAAATTAACGGCTTCGCTTTCCATCCCCACTATTTCAACAGGAAAGTGGGGAATAGCTTCGTTAGCTGTATCTTTCGCACATCAAGGACAAACACCTACTCAGTTGATGTCTGCCATTTCTTTGGGCTTAAAGACTAATCAAAGAGATTTCTCGCGACGCGTCTGGTTGATAGCGGTCTCAGATGAAAGGAAGATAACCGATGACTATGTGATGATTACTGGAAAACGAAGCCACTGTGTCAACCATGGAGTAGAACGAACCTACACCTTTGAAAACGACAAGAAGCAACTGTTGCAGTTCACTCTGCGTGTATATAACGACGGAGTAGCTTTCCGTTATCAATTGCCACAACACATAGATGCTACCAAAGGAAAAACTGAAATTCTGTTGTCCGAACATACTACCTACAATATTCCTCAAGGAACTAAACGCTGGATGCAGACTTACGATCCTACAAGTTATGAACGGTTCTATCCCTTGATAACCGACGGATCACTTCCCAACGAATCAAAAAAGTTCGATTGGGGGTATCCGTCTTTGATTGAAGCAGCCCAGGAACAGTTTGTGCTCATTACGGAAGCTGGGTTACGTCGCGACCATGCTGCCAGCTATTTGAACAATAAGGTTAAGCCCCATCAATATCAGGTGACATATGGTGACAAGTCATTGCCAATAAAAGCAGGTTACACCTCGCCTTGGCGTGTGCTGATTACAGGAACGATGGCTGATATAGTGGAGTCCACTTTGGTTACAGATGTATCTGACCCCTCCGAAATGACATCAACCGATTGGATAAACCCCGCACCTGCCTCATGGATCTACTGGGCTTATAATCACGGTTCCAAAGATTACAAAATTGTAAAAGAATATGCAGATCTTGCCGTGGATATGAAATGGCCCTATCTGCTTATTGATTGGGAATGGGATGTCATGGGTAATGGCGGTAATATTGACGATGCCTTGCGTTATTGCCATGAACATAAGGTGAGCCCTTTACTATGGTACAATTCATCTACCAATTGGATAGGGAAAGGCGCTCCAGGTCCGCTATACAAACTGAATACGCCCGATGCTCGTAGAAAAGAAATGACTTGGCTGAAGGAAAAAGGGGTGGCTGGAATTAAGGTAGACTTTTTCAAAGGAGATGATGTCAAGAGTGTAAACTATTATCTCGACTTGCTTGAAGAAGCGGCTCGCCAACGCTTGCTCATTACCTTCCATGGTGCAACTGTACCGCGCGGATGGCAACGCACTTATCCCCATCTGATGACAGTAGAAGCTGTGTATGGAGCAGAATGGTATAACAATGCCAAGAGATTAGGACCCCGTGCAGCAGCTCACAATTGTACCTTGGTCTTTACGCGCAATGTAATAGGGCCCATGGACTATACTCCAGGTACGTTTAGTGATAGCCAACACCCACATTTCACTACGCATGGCCATGAGTTGGCATTGCCTATCCTTTTTGAATCTGCTTTGCAGCATATGCCCGATCGACCATCTGTCTATCGTTCATTGCCAAAAGAAGTTAAGCAGTTGCTAAGCCAACTCCCTACCGCTTGGGACGAAACTCGTCTCTTGAATGGTTATCCAGACCATCATGTCGTGATGGCTCGTCGTAAAGGAAATGCTTGGTATGTGGCTGGGATAAATGGTACAGAATCTGCTCAAGAGTTAAAGATGAACTTGAAGCAGTTGGGGCTTGAAGGTCGTACAGCCACGCTGATGGCCGACGGGCAGACTCCACACAGCTTCCGTATTGAAACATTAAAGGTCACTGCATCCATACAAGTATCTACATTACCCCGAGGAGGTTTTGTTTTGCTTATCGATTGA
- a CDS encoding glycosyl hydrolase 115 family protein, which translates to MNGTMKIIFSLCFCVLASLQVIRAGNGYDLLPQYIVFNSSASSLPLVKNGVASPIYIDEQDWRGVQHAASDLIADVKRVSSAQAELIHSVDVSGLLNQSNGLTGTRKGIIVGTIGKSRIIDQLIAQKKLDVKDIKGTWESFVTTTIDGNLVIAGSDKRGTIYGIYDLCEKMGVSPWYWWADVPVTQQKEIYVTEGRYVMPSPKVKYRGIFINDEHPSFASWGREKFGGLNSKLYVHMFELLLRLKANYLWPAMWANAFNEDDPMNPVLADEYGIVMGTSHHEPMMRAHKEYTKRRKEVGPWDYANNRERIDQFFREGLERNKKFENIVTIGMRGDGDSPMGKGDDVENVRVLEEVIKGQRAIIEEVYQTNPAEVPQLWAIFTEVQRYYDAGFTVPEDVTLLFCDNNWGQIRRTGPKEELKRPGGMGLYYHIDMNGGPANDRWVNTTTVPKLREQLNLAYQSGIDRIWIINVGDLKPKEYPIDFIMRYAWNPDAIKVGDEASYTLAWAESIFGKNYAAEIADIVATYSNYHLTRKAEVQNPLIFSHVNFNESDRQLAQWHRLVRRAEVLEYKLPEEVRDAYYQLVLYPAKAAAGVAEMYIAAGKNNLYAKQQRLQANYWYERACVLFEQDRKMSDYYNHCVADGKWKYMMSDNHIGYISWPMPKKNELPPFQVVKPASRSSMGVALEGSEQAYPAANVATASLPLFQPIAGSDSYYIDVFNRGKGVLEGKVEAVPSESWIKVNTEKSVEGIDEIRLRVTIDWKQLPAGRHQGCVNIRHSSAVVDVMVDALNFQIPDHSQKLYGGSGEFSMMAVGYSRIHAGKYAQWVEAPGLGREQSCMLINNVLAPSATLKKGCLQKIDQLPSMEYDFFLPEPTDFKLALGILPTQDINPARGLRMAVSIDGGEPVIIDMRKNMNNIFKEYTPESLSRSKNLKPLPEVDRKFVLAGYGKPRRSDILDGLRWVDQQMDRLEAGVHTLKIIMIDPELVLEKIVVNPDNAHYSYMGKPSVEL; encoded by the coding sequence ATGAATGGAACAATGAAAATTATTTTTAGTTTATGTTTTTGTGTGTTGGCTTCGCTCCAAGTGATTCGAGCTGGCAATGGGTATGATTTGTTACCCCAATATATAGTATTTAATTCGTCTGCATCTTCTTTGCCATTGGTGAAAAACGGAGTAGCTTCACCTATTTATATAGATGAACAAGATTGGAGGGGCGTACAACATGCAGCATCGGATTTAATCGCAGATGTAAAACGGGTCTCGTCGGCTCAAGCGGAACTCATCCATTCAGTCGATGTGAGTGGGTTGCTCAATCAATCAAACGGACTTACAGGAACTCGCAAGGGTATCATTGTGGGTACCATCGGCAAGAGTCGCATCATTGACCAACTCATTGCCCAAAAGAAGCTGGATGTAAAAGACATCAAAGGCACATGGGAATCGTTTGTGACCACTACGATTGATGGCAATCTTGTAATTGCAGGTAGCGATAAGCGCGGTACCATCTATGGTATTTATGATCTTTGCGAGAAGATGGGCGTATCTCCCTGGTATTGGTGGGCAGATGTGCCGGTAACACAACAAAAAGAAATATATGTGACTGAAGGTCGTTATGTGATGCCTTCTCCGAAAGTGAAATACCGTGGCATCTTTATCAATGATGAACATCCCTCATTTGCCAGCTGGGGACGCGAGAAGTTTGGCGGTCTCAATTCCAAGCTTTACGTACATATGTTTGAACTGCTGCTTAGACTGAAGGCAAATTATCTTTGGCCAGCCATGTGGGCTAATGCTTTCAATGAGGATGATCCCATGAACCCTGTGTTAGCAGATGAATATGGTATCGTGATGGGGACATCGCACCACGAGCCCATGATGCGCGCACACAAAGAATATACCAAGCGTCGCAAAGAAGTAGGTCCATGGGACTATGCCAATAACCGGGAACGCATCGATCAATTCTTTCGCGAAGGTCTGGAACGAAACAAAAAATTTGAAAACATTGTCACCATTGGCATGCGTGGCGATGGTGATTCGCCCATGGGTAAAGGTGATGATGTGGAGAATGTGAGAGTGTTGGAAGAGGTCATCAAAGGGCAACGTGCCATTATCGAGGAGGTATATCAGACCAATCCGGCTGAGGTTCCTCAATTGTGGGCTATCTTCACAGAAGTACAGCGTTACTACGACGCAGGCTTCACAGTGCCCGAAGATGTAACTCTTCTGTTCTGTGATAACAATTGGGGGCAGATTCGTCGGACGGGTCCGAAGGAGGAACTCAAACGTCCCGGTGGCATGGGGTTATACTATCACATTGATATGAATGGGGGACCCGCCAACGATCGATGGGTCAACACCACTACAGTGCCCAAACTGCGCGAACAGCTCAACTTGGCTTATCAATCAGGCATTGACCGTATTTGGATTATTAACGTGGGCGATCTCAAGCCTAAGGAATATCCCATTGATTTCATCATGCGCTATGCTTGGAATCCTGATGCGATAAAAGTGGGAGACGAGGCTTCTTATACGTTGGCTTGGGCAGAAAGTATCTTTGGTAAAAACTATGCAGCTGAGATTGCGGATATTGTAGCAACTTATTCCAACTATCACCTCACACGCAAGGCAGAAGTGCAAAATCCGCTGATATTTAGCCATGTAAACTTCAATGAGAGTGATCGTCAGTTGGCGCAATGGCACCGATTGGTGCGCAGAGCGGAGGTTTTGGAGTATAAACTCCCTGAAGAAGTGCGCGATGCCTATTATCAATTGGTTCTCTATCCGGCTAAAGCTGCGGCAGGTGTGGCAGAAATGTATATTGCAGCAGGTAAAAACAACTTGTATGCCAAACAGCAACGTCTGCAAGCTAATTATTGGTATGAACGTGCTTGTGTGCTTTTTGAACAAGATAGGAAGATGAGTGATTATTATAACCACTGTGTAGCCGACGGAAAATGGAAGTATATGATGAGTGATAACCACATAGGTTACATCAGCTGGCCTATGCCCAAGAAGAATGAACTGCCTCCATTCCAGGTAGTGAAGCCTGCTTCACGGTCAAGTATGGGTGTAGCTTTGGAGGGAAGTGAACAAGCTTATCCCGCTGCCAATGTAGCTACGGCTTCCTTGCCTTTGTTCCAACCCATTGCAGGTAGTGACAGCTATTATATTGATGTCTTTAATCGTGGCAAAGGCGTTTTGGAGGGCAAGGTAGAGGCTGTGCCTTCTGAGTCGTGGATTAAAGTGAATACAGAGAAGTCTGTGGAGGGAATAGACGAAATACGACTGCGGGTGACGATAGACTGGAAGCAACTGCCTGCTGGTCGTCATCAGGGTTGTGTCAATATTCGTCATTCTTCTGCTGTGGTGGATGTGATGGTTGATGCACTCAATTTCCAAATACCTGATCATAGTCAGAAGTTATATGGCGGTAGTGGCGAGTTTTCTATGATGGCTGTTGGTTATAGCCGCATCCATGCTGGCAAGTATGCCCAATGGGTGGAAGCTCCAGGACTTGGTCGTGAACAGAGTTGCATGCTCATCAATAATGTGCTGGCTCCAAGTGCCACATTGAAGAAAGGTTGTTTGCAGAAGATAGATCAACTTCCTTCTATGGAGTATGACTTCTTCCTGCCTGAACCAACCGACTTTAAACTAGCCTTGGGTATTCTGCCCACACAAGACATTAATCCCGCTCGTGGTTTGCGAATGGCTGTATCTATTGATGGTGGTGAACCGGTGATTATAGACATGCGTAAGAACATGAATAATATTTTCAAGGAATATACCCCTGAGAGTTTAAGTCGTTCCAAAAACCTCAAACCACTACCCGAAGTGGACCGTAAGTTTGTACTAGCCGGATATGGCAAGCCACGTCGTTCTGACATTCTCGATGGTTTACGTTGGGTGGATCAGCAAATGGATAGATTGGAGGCTGGAGTTCACACCCTCAAGATCATTATGATAGACCCCGAGTTAGTGCTCGAAAAAATTGTGGTTAATCCCGATAATGCTCACTATAGCTATATGGGGAAACCCAGTGTAGAATTATAA
- a CDS encoding two-component regulator propeller domain-containing protein: MKKNILLFIVLFLGFCNNTLYAQLARLYTTESELSSSLITQICQDHEGMIWIATENGLNKFDGNKMTSYFHHRGDAHSLSNNFVNTLFVDSQGHLFVGTHAGVQMYLPQTDNFTPTTINKETGKPFDQNVTAIVELPDGKLLASGYQIVQLHIEGDQLYETIYQNLENIKGIGRMRSACDGTIWFTQRYKGINHFNPANKNNVQTYFCENNSSIVSTNLCCNSQGTAFFGTQQHGLYTFNTKAQQVICLTPNFTHPIHTIYPNNDEEIYIGTDGFGLKCYNTRTQKISSISLEYPFLNPEKLKIHAIFRDKNGSLWLGIYQKGVLMVPRQEQKFNYIGSKSYEKNLIGNNAISALAQDEQGNYWIGTDNDGIYQLNNKRRTVNHLVPGNNSNVPNIIPSLYRSSTNQIWYGSLGQGMGWIDPRTSQCHPLRSTQYPDLHYLDVYDFAEDRHQKLWIGTLGKGLFCYNLKTGDLQHDSLVSQQTNVWINCLHYASATDTLYIGTYNGAYAVHALTQKITVIFLQSIVNAMTTDHKGDLWMGTNDGLFRRAQGQTKLDTITINDAPNGMIIYSIREDNNNQLWMGTNQGLICLNTLTLKADYYYAADGLQGNEFCRNSSLIDQQKQLWFGGINGITYFNPDNIMHSRKDFNIALSNFYIYNQPISSHDYRIKHKENNFTFELTALDFAIPRKHITYQYSLNGNRWISMMKGAYKISFNNLPAQRYHLRIRAQYYDVESNELNFNIIVLPPWWRSWWAWTIYILIGFIVVGIILWLGYKRYQSKLEIKRYIQEEKEKEAKLQFLINISHEIRTPMSLIISPLQKLIENDEDTSLRKRNYSLMYRNAHRILNLVNQLLDVRKIEKGQMHLLFKQTEMVSFIEDVCENFIQLSTRKNIKLRFVHSDIEQLKLWIDPSNFDKIIFNLLSNAFKFTPEGGEVVIELTQTTQSAQIVVRDTGKGLIEADKEKIFDRFFQSKQDSNGAAIGTGIGLNLTRSLVELHHGTIQADNNGEHQPGCHFTITLPLESSHLAEEDMITEKRPENVESEVISDQTNERLASTSETSYSNEAKEVVRIKSKTKYHVLIVEDDEEINEYLCRELAEDFHLTSCGNGKEAIELLHKQSFNLVVSDIMMPEMDGISLCKHIKQHLQFNHIPIILLTAKTRETDNITGLAVGADAYITKPFSLNILRSTILSLIQNRLALKNSFSGTQEIGNKVESPTLQSPDEKLMERIIKVVNDNLSNTEISVKQIADEIGISTVHLNRKLKELTNQTSSRFIRNIRLQAAARLLAEKKHSIAEVSDLTGFSDPNYFSKSFKELYGMYPTAYMKENNPTETD; encoded by the coding sequence ATGAAAAAAAATATTCTGTTGTTCATAGTATTATTTTTAGGATTCTGCAACAATACCCTCTATGCACAATTAGCTCGATTATATACAACCGAATCTGAACTGTCCAGCAGTCTGATTACCCAGATCTGCCAAGACCACGAAGGCATGATTTGGATTGCCACCGAAAATGGATTGAACAAATTCGATGGCAACAAAATGACCAGCTATTTCCACCATCGAGGAGATGCCCACTCATTAAGTAATAATTTTGTGAACACCCTATTTGTCGATAGCCAAGGCCACTTGTTCGTAGGCACCCATGCAGGCGTACAGATGTACCTGCCCCAAACCGACAACTTCACCCCCACAACGATTAATAAAGAAACAGGAAAGCCATTCGACCAAAATGTGACAGCCATTGTCGAATTGCCTGATGGAAAACTATTAGCTTCAGGTTATCAAATCGTACAACTTCATATAGAAGGAGACCAGCTATACGAAACCATCTATCAAAACTTGGAAAACATTAAAGGCATCGGACGTATGAGATCAGCCTGCGATGGTACCATCTGGTTCACTCAACGATACAAAGGCATCAATCACTTCAATCCTGCAAACAAAAATAATGTTCAAACCTATTTCTGTGAAAACAACAGTTCTATCGTTTCCACCAACCTCTGTTGTAACAGTCAAGGCACAGCATTCTTCGGAACACAACAACATGGACTATATACCTTCAACACCAAAGCCCAGCAAGTCATTTGCCTCACGCCAAACTTCACTCACCCCATCCATACTATATACCCCAACAATGACGAAGAAATCTACATCGGAACCGATGGTTTCGGATTGAAATGCTACAACACCCGTACACAGAAGATTAGCAGCATCTCTTTAGAATACCCCTTTCTCAACCCCGAGAAACTGAAGATTCATGCCATATTTCGCGATAAGAATGGTTCACTATGGTTAGGCATCTACCAAAAAGGAGTACTGATGGTACCCAGACAAGAACAGAAGTTCAACTACATAGGCTCCAAATCTTACGAAAAGAATCTCATAGGAAACAATGCTATCTCTGCCTTAGCCCAAGATGAACAAGGAAACTATTGGATAGGTACAGATAATGATGGCATTTACCAGCTCAACAACAAACGGCGCACCGTAAATCACCTTGTACCAGGTAATAACAGCAATGTACCCAACATCATTCCTTCGCTCTATCGTTCCTCTACCAACCAAATTTGGTATGGCAGCTTAGGACAAGGCATGGGATGGATAGACCCACGTACCAGCCAATGCCACCCCCTGCGATCAACGCAATATCCAGACCTACACTATCTAGACGTGTATGACTTTGCAGAAGACCGCCATCAAAAACTATGGATAGGCACCCTCGGCAAAGGCCTATTCTGTTACAATTTAAAAACCGGCGACCTACAGCACGATTCATTAGTGAGCCAACAAACCAATGTCTGGATTAACTGTTTACATTATGCTTCCGCCACCGACACCCTCTACATCGGCACTTACAATGGTGCCTATGCCGTACATGCACTAACCCAAAAGATCACAGTCATTTTCCTCCAAAGCATCGTCAATGCTATGACTACCGACCACAAAGGCGACCTTTGGATGGGAACCAATGATGGTCTGTTCCGTCGTGCCCAAGGTCAAACAAAACTTGACACCATCACGATCAACGATGCCCCCAATGGGATGATCATATACTCCATTCGCGAAGACAATAACAACCAACTATGGATGGGAACCAATCAAGGACTCATCTGCCTTAACACACTCACCCTCAAGGCAGACTACTATTATGCAGCAGACGGTCTGCAAGGCAATGAGTTCTGCCGCAACTCTTCGCTCATTGACCAACAAAAACAGCTTTGGTTTGGAGGGATCAATGGTATCACCTACTTCAATCCCGACAATATCATGCACAGCCGCAAGGATTTTAACATTGCACTTAGCAACTTCTATATCTACAACCAGCCTATATCCAGTCATGACTATCGCATCAAGCACAAGGAGAATAACTTCACTTTCGAACTCACAGCCCTCGACTTTGCCATTCCACGCAAGCACATCACTTATCAGTATAGTTTGAACGGTAACCGCTGGATCAGTATGATGAAAGGAGCCTACAAGATTTCTTTCAACAATCTACCCGCCCAACGCTATCATTTGCGTATCCGCGCCCAATATTACGATGTGGAGTCCAATGAACTGAATTTCAACATCATAGTACTTCCCCCTTGGTGGCGTTCTTGGTGGGCTTGGACAATTTATATACTTATCGGATTCATCGTAGTTGGCATCATACTTTGGTTGGGATACAAACGTTATCAATCCAAGCTTGAAATCAAGCGTTATATCCAAGAAGAAAAAGAGAAGGAAGCCAAATTGCAATTTCTCATCAACATCAGCCATGAAATACGAACGCCCATGTCGCTCATAATCAGCCCATTGCAAAAGCTCATAGAGAATGATGAAGATACTTCATTGCGCAAACGGAACTATAGTCTGATGTACAGGAATGCACATCGTATACTCAACCTGGTGAATCAGCTATTAGATGTACGTAAGATTGAGAAAGGACAAATGCACTTGCTATTTAAGCAGACCGAAATGGTATCCTTTATCGAAGATGTTTGTGAGAACTTCATTCAACTATCTACGCGAAAGAACATCAAATTACGTTTTGTCCATTCTGATATCGAGCAATTAAAGCTATGGATTGACCCATCCAATTTCGATAAGATTATCTTCAATTTATTATCCAATGCATTTAAATTCACACCCGAAGGTGGTGAGGTCGTTATTGAGTTGACACAAACCACTCAATCGGCCCAAATCGTGGTTCGCGACACGGGTAAAGGACTGATTGAAGCAGACAAAGAAAAGATTTTCGACCGATTCTTCCAATCCAAACAAGATAGCAATGGAGCAGCCATCGGTACGGGTATCGGTCTAAACCTTACTCGCTCATTAGTCGAGTTGCATCATGGTACTATTCAAGCCGACAACAATGGAGAGCACCAACCGGGATGCCACTTCACTATCACACTTCCCTTAGAATCATCACATTTGGCCGAAGAAGATATGATCACAGAAAAGAGGCCTGAAAACGTTGAAAGCGAAGTCATAAGCGACCAAACGAACGAACGTCTCGCCTCTACATCAGAAACCAGCTACAGCAACGAAGCAAAAGAAGTAGTACGCATAAAAAGCAAAACCAAATACCACGTATTAATTGTGGAAGATGACGAAGAGATTAATGAATACCTTTGTCGTGAATTGGCTGAAGATTTCCACCTCACCTCATGCGGCAATGGCAAAGAAGCTATCGAACTGCTCCACAAGCAGTCATTCAATCTAGTAGTAAGTGACATCATGATGCCCGAAATGGATGGCATAAGCCTTTGCAAGCATATCAAACAGCATTTGCAATTCAATCATATTCCCATTATACTACTCACGGCCAAAACCCGTGAAACAGATAATATCACAGGACTTGCAGTGGGAGCAGATGCCTACATAACCAAACCTTTTAGCCTCAATATACTGCGTAGTACAATATTGAGCCTCATACAGAACAGATTGGCTTTAAAAAACAGTTTTAGCGGTACACAAGAAATAGGAAACAAAGTCGAAAGCCCTACCCTACAAAGTCCAGATGAGAAGTTAATGGAACGCATCATAAAAGTAGTAAACGACAATTTGAGTAACACCGAGATTTCCGTGAAGCAGATTGCCGATGAAATAGGCATCAGCACTGTGCACCTCAATCGTAAGTTGAAAGAGCTCACCAACCAAACCTCCAGTCGCTTTATCCGCAACATCCGTTTGCAGGCTGCCGCACGTTTACTGGCCGAAAAGAAGCACTCCATCGCAGAAGTGAGCGACCTCACCGGTTTCTCAGACCCCAACTACTTCTCCAAGTCATTCAAAGAGCTCTATGGTATGTATCCCACTGCCTATATGAAAGAAAACAATCCTACAGAAACAGATTGA